A single genomic interval of Spinacia oleracea cultivar Varoflay chromosome 6, BTI_SOV_V1, whole genome shotgun sequence harbors:
- the LOC110787082 gene encoding 40S ribosomal protein S16-like, which produces MAAPAAQAPTTTHAVQCFGRKKTAVAVTHCKTGRGLIKINGTPIELVQPEILRYKVFEPILLLGRHKFNGVDMRIRVKGGGHTSQIYAIRQSIAKALVAYYQKFVDEQQKKEIKDILIRYDRTLLVADPRRCEPKKFGGRGARSRFQKSYR; this is translated from the coding sequence ATGGCAGCACCAGCAGCCCAAGCCCCAACCACCACCCATGCCGTCCAATGCTTCGGACGCAAGAAGACCGCCGTCGCAGTCACCCACTGCAAAACCGGGCGTGGCCTAATCAAAATCAACGGCACACCAATCGAGCTCGTCCAGCCAGAGATCCTCCGGTATAAGGTGTTCGAGCCAATCCTTCTGCTCGGCCGTCACAAATTTAATGGCGTCGACATGAGAATCCGCGTCAAAGGAGGGGGTCACACTTCTCAGATCTACGCCATTCGACAGAGTATTGCTAAGGCTCTTGTTGCTTACTACCAGAAGTTTGTTGATGAGCAGCAAAAGAAAGAAATCAAGGATATTCTCATCAGGTATGATCGTACTTTGCTTGTTGCTGATCCTCGTCGCTGTGAGCCCAAGAAATTTGGTGGTCGTGGTGCTCGTTCTAGATTCCAGAAATCTTACCGTTAG
- the LOC110787081 gene encoding rho GDP-dissociation inhibitor 1, translating into MADGKKREEAGSSSISGVEHKFKNEEDEAEESTVDGCFAKFVPPPLVPLQHHLEKDKDDESLRRWKEKLLGRVEGDLNGQVEPEVTFHSIGVMSHDLGENNTRLPLDESQSSKVLFSLKEDSQYRFKLAFTVKYNIVSGLTYSNTVWRAGVQVDQSEGMLGTFAPQPLPYIHLLDEETTPSGALARGVYSAKLRFVDDDKKCHMELSYTFEITKRS; encoded by the exons ATGGCGGATGGGAAGAAGAGAGAAGAAGCAGGTTCATCTTCAATTTCTGGGGTTGAACACAAATTTAagaatgaagaagatgaagctGAAGAATCGACAGTTGATGGGTGTTTTGCTAAGTTTGTTCCTCCCCCTCTTGTTCCTCTCCAACACCATCTTGAAAAAGACAag GATGATGAGAGCTTAAGGAGGTGGAAAGAGAAGCTACTAGGTCGTGTTGAAGGAGACTTAAATG GCCAAGTGGAACCTGAAGTTACATTTCACTCCATAGGAGTTATGTCCCATGACCTTGGAGAAAATAATACTCGTTTGCCTCTGGATGAAAGCCAAAGCAGCAAAGTTCTGTTTTCACTCAAAGAGGACTCTCAGTATCGTTTTAAGCTCGCATTCACTGTCAAGTACAATATTGTCTCTGGTCTCACCTACTCTAACACCGTATGGAGAGCAGGAGTTCAAG TGGATCAAAGTGAAGGAATGCTAGGCACCTTTGCTCCTCAACCGCTACCCTATATACACCTCCTAGATGAGGAGACTACCCCATCTGGTGCTCTAGCAAGAGGAGTTTACTCGGCAAAGCTCAGG TTCGTGGATGATGACAAGAAATGTCACATGGAGCTAAGTTACACATTTGAAATTACAAAGAGAAGTTAG